The genomic region GATCGCGCGCCTTGAAGCCCGGATCGCGCGCGAGGAGACGGCCATCCGCATCCTCGAGGCCGACTGGGCGTATCTGACGAGCCCGGAGCGCATCCGCGCCGATGCCGAGCGCTTTCTGGCGCTGCGCCCGCCGCGCGCCGGCCAGCATCTCGCCCGCGTCGATGCGCTGCCGCGCGCGGTTGCGGCGCCGGCGCTCGCCGCGCGCGACGTCGGCGAGACTGCTGCGGGGATGCCTGGAGGGACGCCGTAGATGGGGTAGCGCCGCGCCAGCACGGGACGGATGTCGCGCCATGGCGGGAGCCGTGGCGCGCACGCCTGTATTTCGTCGCGCTGCTGTTCCTCGTCGGCTACGGAGCGCTGGCGGTGCGCGCCTTTTCGCTCGCCGTCGCCGATCCGCAGCTTGCGCGCGAGGCGCGGGCCGCCGGCACCGAGGCCGGCTCCGAATCCGGCCGCCCCGGGCGCGCCGCCCTGCGCGATCGTCATGGCCGGCTGCTCGCCGTCAATCTGCCGGTCAAGTCGCTTTACGCCGACCCCGCGCGCCTGCTCGACCCGCCCGATGAAGTGGCGGCCCGTCTTGCCGCGGCCCTTCCCGGGCTGGACCGGAAGATGCTCGCCGAGCGCCTTGCGGGCGACCGGCGCTTCGTCTGGATCCGGCGCCATCTGACGCCGGAGGAGGTGCGCGCGGTGCTGGAGCTCGGAATCCCCGGGCTCGCGCTCGCCGACGAGGAGCGGCGCGTCTACCCGCTGGGTCCGCTGTTCGCCCATGCGGTGGGCTTCACCGATGCCGACGGCCGCGGGCTCATGGGGGCCGAGCGCGCGCTGGAGCCGATGCTGACGGCCGAGGGGACGGGCGCCGGGGCCGTCGGCCTCAGCTTCGACGTCGCGGTCCAGGCCGCGCTCCATGACAGTCTTGCCGCCGCACGGGAACGTTTCCGGGCCAAGGCGGCCGCCGGGATCGTCATGGACCTCGAGACCCGCGGTCTGCTCGCCCTCGTCTCGCTGCCCGACTTCGACCCGAACCGGCCGGGCGATGCGCCGCCGGAGGCGCTCTTCAACCGCGCGACCCAGGGCGTCTTCGAGCTCGGCTCCGTGTTGAAGATCTTCACGCTTGCGGCCGCCCTCGAGGCGGGGGTGAAACCCGCCAGGATCTTCGACGTGCGCGAGCCCGTCGCCGTGCCGGGCGGCTACCGCATCCACGACGACCACCCCATCGCGCATCCGGTCACGCTGATCGAGGCCTTCGCGCGCTCCTCCAACATTGCCTTCGCGAAGCTTGCCGAAGAGCTGGGAGACGAGACCATCCAGAGCGCCTTCACGCGCTTCGGCCTCCTGCGTCCCCTGCCGTCCCCCTACCGCGAGACCGCGGCACCGCTCGTGCCCGCGACCTGGCGCCACGCCAACACCTTGACCGCCGCCTTCGGCCATGGCATCGCCGTCGCGCCGCTGCAGCTTGCGGTCGCGGCCGCGGCGGTCGTCTCGGACGGCATCCTTCGTCCTGCCACAGTTCTGCGCGATGACGGGCCGGCGGGTGAGCGCGTCCTGCCGGCCGAGGTGGCGCAGGCGGTCCGCGCGGCCATGCGGGTCGTCGTGCTGAAGGGCACCGGCCGTCAGGCGGATGTCGCCGGCCTAGCGCTTGCCGGCAAGACGGGTACCGCCGAGAAGGTCGTCGACGGCGCCTATCGTCCCGACAGGCTGCTCTCCAGCTTCCTTGCGGTGGCGCCCGCGGACCGGCCGCGGGTGCTCATCTTCGTGATGCTGGACGAGCCGGAAGGCACCGCCGAGACGGCGGGGTTTGCGACCGCCGGCTGGACCGCGGCGCCCGTTGCGGCGGAGGTGGCGGAGCGGATCGCCCCGATCCTGGGCATCTCGCCGGGCGGGGCCGATGAGGAGTCCGGACTCGTGCGCCGTTTCTCCCGCATGGTCGGGGCGGAGGCGGCAGGATGACGCTGGCGATGGTGAAGAATGGCGCAGACCCGATGAACGCCGGCGCCGCCGCACCCCGGCGGCTCTCGCAGCTTCTGGGGCTGAAGGAGGCGCCGGACGTGTGGGTGCGCGGCATCGCCATTGACAGCCGGCGGGTGCGTCCCGGCGACCTCTTCGCCGCCCTGCCCGGCAGCCGACACGACGGCGCCGCCTTCATCCCGGATGCGGTGGCGCGCGGCGCGGTGGCGGTGCTGGCCGCGGAAGGCGCGGTGGATCCGGCGGCGCTTTCCGTGCCCGTCGTCACCGTTCCCGATCCCCATCGCGCGCTGGCCGAGATCGCGGCACGGTTCTACGGCGCACAGCCGGAGCGGGTGGTCGCGGTCACCGGCACGAACGGAAAGAGCTCGGTGGTCGAATTCCTGCGCCAGCTCTGGGCCGCGCGCGGGCTGCCCGCCGCCAGCATCGGTACGCTCGGCGTGCGCGGGATCGGCGAGGAGCTTGTGTCTTCCGGGCTGACCTCTCCCGACGCCTTGACGCTCCACCGGCTGCTCGCCGCGCTGGCCGAGAAAGGGGCGAGCCGGGTCGCGATCGAGGCCTCGAGCCACGGCCTCGCCCAGAAACGGCTCGATGCGGTGCGGCTGTCGGCCGCCGCCTTCACCAATCTCACCCGCGATCATCTCGACTATCACCGCACGATGGAGGCCTATTTCTACGCCAAGGCCCGGCTCTTCGGCGAGCTGCTCAGGCCCGGCGCGCCGGCCGTCGTCGTCGTCGAGGACGAGTGGGGCCGCGAGATGGAGATGCTGGCCTGGGGCCGCGGCATGCGCGTGCTTTCCATCGGCGCCAAGGGAGCGGACTGGCGGATCGCGGACTGGCGGCCGCTTGCGGGCGGACAGCGGGCGCGGATCGGGACGGCCGAGGGCGAAGGCCACGAGGTGACGCTGCCGCTGATCGGCCGCTTCCAGCTCGTCAATGCGCTGGTGGCGGCGGCGCTCATGCATCTGAGCGAGGACGTGCCGGTCGCGGAAGCGCTGGCGCTGCTTTCCGGGCTTCGGCCCGTGCCGGGCCGGATCGAGCATCTGGGGCGCACGCCGGCGGGCGGCGAGGTCTACCTCGACTACGCCCATACCCCCGCCGGACTCGAGGCGGTGCTGGAGGCGGTGCGGCCCCATGCGAAGGGACGCATCGTCATCGTCTTCGGCTGCGGCGGCGACCGCGACCCGGGCAAGCGCGAGATGATGGGCGCGATCGCCGCGCGGCTCGCCGATCGCGTGATCGTCACCGACGACAACCCGCGCAGCGAGGACCCGGCGGCCATCCGCCGGATGGTGCTGGCCGGCGCGCCGGGGGCCCGCGAGATCGGCGACCGCGCCGAGGCCATTCGCGCGGGGCTCGCCATGCTCGGGCCGGGAGACGTGCTGCTGGTTACGGGCAAGGGCCATGAGACCGGCCAGATCGTGGGAGAGGACGTGCTGCCCTTCAGCGATGCGGCGGTGGTGCGCGCCTGGCTGGCGGAGCAGGGGAGCGGGTGATGCTGTATCATCTTCTGCGACCGCTGGCCGACGAGTTCATCGTCTTCAATCTCGTGCGGTATCTGACCTTCCGCACCGGCGCGGCGCTGCTGACCGCGCTGCTGATCTCCTTTCTCATCGGCCCGCCGCTCATCCGCTGGCTGAAGCGCCGCCAGACGAACGGCCAGCCGATCCGGGCCGACGGTCCGCCGCAGCACCTGCTCACGAAGGCGGGGACGCCGACGATGGGCGGGCTGATGATCCTGATCGCGCTCTGCCTGTCCACGCTGCTCTGGATCGACCTCGGGAATCCCTTCGTGTGGATCGTGCTGGGCGTGACGCTCGGCTTCGGCGCCATCGGCTTCGTCGACGACTATCTCAAGGTCACGAAGCGCAACCCGCGCGGTGTGCCGGGGATCGTCAAGCTGGCGGGAGAGACGGTGGTGGCGGTGGCCGCCGCGGTGGTGCTCGCGGCGCTCAACGGGCCGACGCTCACCGTACCCTTCTTCAAGGAGGTGATGCTGGATCTGGGCGTCTTCTACCCCGCCTTTGCGGTGCTGGTGATCGCAGGCACCGCCAATGCCGTCAATCTGACGGACGGGCTGGACGGGCTCGCCACCATGCCGGCGATCATCGCCGCCGGTGCGCTGGGCTTCATCGCCTATGTCGTCGGCAACGCCATCTATGCCGAATATCTCCAGATTCCCTTCGTGCGCGGCGCGGGCGAGCTTGCCGTCTTCTGCGGCGCGCTGATCGGCGCGGGGCTGGGTTTCCTCTGGTACAATGCCCCGCCGGCCGCCGTCTTCATGGGGGATACCGGCTCGCTCGCCATCGGCGGTGCGCTGGGCGCGGTGGCGATGGTCGCCAAGCAGGAGCTCGTGCTCGTCATCATCGGCGGGCTGTTCGTGCTGGAGACGG from Rhodothalassiaceae bacterium harbors:
- the mraY gene encoding phospho-N-acetylmuramoyl-pentapeptide-transferase, with the translated sequence MLYHLLRPLADEFIVFNLVRYLTFRTGAALLTALLISFLIGPPLIRWLKRRQTNGQPIRADGPPQHLLTKAGTPTMGGLMILIALCLSTLLWIDLGNPFVWIVLGVTLGFGAIGFVDDYLKVTKRNPRGVPGIVKLAGETVVAVAAAVVLAALNGPTLTVPFFKEVMLDLGVFYPAFAVLVIAGTANAVNLTDGLDGLATMPAIIAAGALGFIAYVVGNAIYAEYLQIPFVRGAGELAVFCGALIGAGLGFLWYNAPPAAVFMGDTGSLAIGGALGAVAMVAKQELVLVIIGGLFVLETVSVIVQVVSFKLTGRRVFRMAPLHHHFEHKGWSEPTIVIRFWIISLVLALVGLATLKLR
- the murE gene encoding UDP-N-acetylmuramoyl-L-alanyl-D-glutamate--2,6-diaminopimelate ligase gives rise to the protein MTLAMVKNGADPMNAGAAAPRRLSQLLGLKEAPDVWVRGIAIDSRRVRPGDLFAALPGSRHDGAAFIPDAVARGAVAVLAAEGAVDPAALSVPVVTVPDPHRALAEIAARFYGAQPERVVAVTGTNGKSSVVEFLRQLWAARGLPAASIGTLGVRGIGEELVSSGLTSPDALTLHRLLAALAEKGASRVAIEASSHGLAQKRLDAVRLSAAAFTNLTRDHLDYHRTMEAYFYAKARLFGELLRPGAPAVVVVEDEWGREMEMLAWGRGMRVLSIGAKGADWRIADWRPLAGGQRARIGTAEGEGHEVTLPLIGRFQLVNALVAAALMHLSEDVPVAEALALLSGLRPVPGRIEHLGRTPAGGEVYLDYAHTPAGLEAVLEAVRPHAKGRIVIVFGCGGDRDPGKREMMGAIAARLADRVIVTDDNPRSEDPAAIRRMVLAGAPGAREIGDRAEAIRAGLAMLGPGDVLLVTGKGHETGQIVGEDVLPFSDAAVVRAWLAEQGSG
- a CDS encoding peptidoglycan glycosyltransferase (possible pseudo, frameshifted); the encoded protein is MRAFSLAVADPQLAREARAAGTEAGSESGRPGRAALRDRHGRLLAVNLPVKSLYADPARLLDPPDEVAARLAAALPGLDRKMLAERLAGDRRFVWIRRHLTPEEVRAVLELGIPGLALADEERRVYPLGPLFAHAVGFTDADGRGLMGAERALEPMLTAEGTGAGAVGLSFDVAVQAALHDSLAAARERFRAKAAAGIVMDLETRGLLALVSLPDFDPNRPGDAPPEALFNRATQGVFELGSVLKIFTLAAALEAGVKPARIFDVREPVAVPGGYRIHDDHPIAHPVTLIEAFARSSNIAFAKLAEELGDETIQSAFTRFGLLRPLPSPYRETAAPLVPATWRHANTLTAAFGHGIAVAPLQLAVAAAAVVSDGILRPATVLRDDGPAGERVLPAEVAQAVRAAMRVVVLKGTGRQADVAGLALAGKTGTAEKVVDGAYRPDRLLSSFLAVAPADRPRVLIFVMLDEPEGTAETAGFATAGWTAAPVAAEVAERIAPILGISPGGADEESGLVRRFSRMVGAEAAG